TGTCTAGCCAAACCGTCCCTTGCATACCGCGTCGGCGCGCTTGACGTGGATAGTTCACTGGCCCGGGCTTAGTCGAGAAAGTAGGATTCTCAATCAACTTAGCGGGTGCTGACTGGGCAAAGTTGGTTTCTTGTTGCGTGACTTCTGTTGGCGACGCGTCATTAATTTCTTCAACAGCAGTGTTTTCAATCTCTTCCTCTACCACCTCTTTTTCTACGTCTTGAGGTTGTTCCTCAGCCACAGGCTCCCTTTTTGGTTTTTCCTGTACTGGTTTGGGTTGAGGGTTTTCTTGTGGTACCGGTCTGACTTTTTCTGGCTCTGGCTCTGGTATTGGCTCTGGTGGCACGTCTTCAGGTGTTGGCTGTATTTCTGGTTCGTTCAGGGGTTGTTCAGGTGTTTCTGCTGGTTGGTTCAGCTCGGGTTCAGCTTTTATGGGTTCGATGGTCGGTTTTTGTGCTGCAGGGGCAGCAAAAGTCAACGCAATAGTGTGCCCGTCAGTATCAGATTGCGGCCCGATGACGAGATGCGGTTTTTGATCTGGAAAAGCGACACCGTGTATCAGTAGTGCGACAGCGCCAGAGGTAATGTAACGGCGTAGGTTCATAGTCTTAAAAATGCGTGTCATGTCGAAACATGATCAATAATACAGACAATCCGAATAAGATCAATTATCAATTGCATTCTCAATAAAACTTTGTATGATGCGTCAAGTAGCTGATATCACTTGTTTTGAGAGTGTTAAATATTATAGAGGCATCTGTGAGTAGTATGATTGATTTTAACAATGTTGAACTAGTTGGGCAGTCGACGCCGGACCCACTTCGTTACGCTTTTGCAAGAAAAGCGGCACCACACAGCGGTGGTAAGTCCGCGCCTGTTCCTCCTCCACAAGTTCAGTCTGCTTTGCAAATGGCGCTTGATTCTGTACCTACACAAAGCGGTGCACGTTGTCTCTATATCCATATTCCTTTTTGTCGCGTTCGGTGTACGTATTGTAATTTCTTTCAATATGCGTCGAGTAAAACAATGATTGATGACTACTTCACCGCATTGATGGTGGAGCTAAAACGAAAAGCGGCACAACCTTGGACACAAGCTGCGCCTTTTCAAGCGGTCTACATTGGTGGCGGCACGCCGACAGACTTGAGCGCTGAGCAACTCCGTATCTTAGGCCGTGCGATTCATGATCATTTTCCATTGACGCCAGATTGCGAACTGACATTAGAAGGTCGCATCAACAAATTTGGCAACGACAAGTTTGAATCTGCGCTGGCTGGCGGTTTTAACCGCTTCTCATTTGGTGTGCAGAGTTTTGACTCCAAGGTTCGCCGTGCCGCGAAACGTCTTGATGATGGCGATGTTGTCATCAAGCGAATTCAAGAGCTGGTGGCGTATAACAGTGCCCCTATCGTGATCGACTTGTTGTTTGGTTTGCCATATCAAACTCTGGATATTTGGCAGTCTGACTTAGAAGGGTATTTGGCGTCGGGTGCGCATGGTGTCGACCTTTATCAACTGATTGATATGCAAGGGTTACCGATGCACCGCATGGTTGAGCAAGGCAAACTCCCTATGCCAGCTGACACACCTACCAAAGCGACAATGTTCGAACGTGGCGTGCAGTTTATGGCAACCCACCATCAAAGAAGGCTGAGTTGTAACCACTGGGCGAAAGATAACCGCGAGCGCAGCATTTATAACAGTTTGGCTAAAACCACCGCTGAAGTATTACCGATCGGCGCTGGGGCCGGGGGGAATGTTGGTGGACTACAAATGATGCAAACGCGCAAAATGGAAGACTACATTGCCGCGATAAACGCAGACCAGTATCCAGTGCCGATGATGATGCGTGCTGCACCGGGTGGAGAATTAACGAGTTATGTTAAAGCGGCATTTGATCGTGGTGTAGTTGCAAAACGAACACTCAACCTAATCGTCAATGAAGACCTTTTTGGTCGCTTGATGCCCCTGTTTCAGGCGTGGGAAAAGAATGGCTTAGTAAAGTTAACGGAAGGTTATGTCACGCTAACTCTCGCAGGGCAGTT
This DNA window, taken from Thaumasiovibrio subtropicus, encodes the following:
- a CDS encoding energy transducer TonB, which codes for MTRIFKTMNLRRYITSGAVALLIHGVAFPDQKPHLVIGPQSDTDGHTIALTFAAPAAQKPTIEPIKAEPELNQPAETPEQPLNEPEIQPTPEDVPPEPIPEPEPEKVRPVPQENPQPKPVQEKPKREPVAEEQPQDVEKEVVEEEIENTAVEEINDASPTEVTQQETNFAQSAPAKLIENPTFSTKPGPVNYPRQARRRGMQGTVWLDIELDVNASIRNIVIADSSGHDVLDDAAIKDVAKWHFSPYLENGHPIAYRVRVPVRFKLN
- the hutW gene encoding heme anaerobic degradation radical SAM methyltransferase ChuW/HutW, whose product is MIDFNNVELVGQSTPDPLRYAFARKAAPHSGGKSAPVPPPQVQSALQMALDSVPTQSGARCLYIHIPFCRVRCTYCNFFQYASSKTMIDDYFTALMVELKRKAAQPWTQAAPFQAVYIGGGTPTDLSAEQLRILGRAIHDHFPLTPDCELTLEGRINKFGNDKFESALAGGFNRFSFGVQSFDSKVRRAAKRLDDGDVVIKRIQELVAYNSAPIVIDLLFGLPYQTLDIWQSDLEGYLASGAHGVDLYQLIDMQGLPMHRMVEQGKLPMPADTPTKATMFERGVQFMATHHQRRLSCNHWAKDNRERSIYNSLAKTTAEVLPIGAGAGGNVGGLQMMQTRKMEDYIAAINADQYPVPMMMRAAPGGELTSYVKAAFDRGVVAKRTLNLIVNEDLFGRLMPLFQAWEKNGLVKLTEGYVTLTLAGQFWNVTLAQAMIRTIGMLNDASQSDHVAA